The DNA window TGCTCGGCAATTATTATATTTATATCATCCTCTTTCTGGTTTTGTCGGTGATCATGTGGAAAATAACCGACTCCCATACCGGTATTATTTTTCATGCCATCCGGGAGGATGAATTAGCGGTCAAGGCCGCCGGCATCAACACCACCCGCTATAAATTGTTGGCCTTTTGCCTGAGCGGATTATTTGCCGGTATCTCCGGCGGACTTTATGCCCATTATATGCGGATTGCCGGTCCTTCCACCCTCGAGGTCTCCATGTCTTTTTCGGTGGTCATCTGGGCGGTTTTCGGGGGTATGGTGACCATCTACGGACCCATAGCCGCGGTCTTTATCCTCTTCCCCCTGCTGGAATTCGTCCGTTTCTGGCCCGAATACCGGACCATGATTTTTGCCGTCGTCATCCTGCTGATCCTTTTGTATATGCCGGAAGGTTTGATCCACTGGGCCCGGGACAAGATGGAAAAACAATGCCCCCGGTGCAAAATCAGAAACGTGGCCACCCGGAAGAATTGCCGGGTATGTACCGCAGCTTTGGATTGAAGAGCGATCCTTGAACGAAGTGCTCCTCAAGCGTAGCGATCCTTGAACGAAGTGCTCCTCAAGCGTAGCGATCCCTGAACGAAGTGTCCATTTTTTAAAAAAAGGAATACATTATGAACCCTAAAGAATCCTATCTGACCAAACCCTGGTTGAAATACTATTCGGAAGGTGTGCCGGCCGAAGTGGAGATCCCGGAAATTTCAGTGCCGGAGCTTTTCGATCAGGTGGTTGAAAAATTCGGGAACAAACCGGCCCTGATTTTTTACGGCAAAAAGATCCAATACCGGGAGCTCAAAGAGCTGGTAGACCGCCTGGCCACGGCTCTTGCGGATTTGGGGGTCAAAAAGGGGGATACGGTGGCCTTATATCTTTTAAACAGCCCCCAGTACGTAATCTCTTATTTTGCCACCCTGAAATTGGGGGCCAAAGTAACCCCCATCAGTCCGGTCTATACCAGCATTGAAGTCAAGCACCAGGTGGAAGACAGTGAGGCCCGGACCGTTGTCTGCCAGGACATCCTCTATGACAACCTGCAAAAATCCGGAGCCAAGTTCGATCGGGTGATTCTAACCAGCATCAACGAATACCTTCCGGCCCTGAAAAAATTGTTCGGCAAGGGCAGCCAGGGCAAAGGACCGGGCGGGAGCCCGCCGCCCTCCATCGAGGCCCTTAAAGGCGCCGGGGTTTATTCCTTTCAGGATTTGATCAAAAAATATCCCCCCCAACCGCCGAAGGTGGCCATTGATCCCCGGAAGGATCTGGCGGCCCTGCCCTACACCGGGGGAACTACCGGACTGCCCAAGGCGGCCATGCTGACCCATCGCAATATGGTGGCCCTTCAGAAACAGGTCTTGTCCTTTTGGCCCATCTTCGAAGAGGGTAAGGAAGTAGTCATGGCCTTCCTGCCCTTTTTTCATATCTACGGCCAGGTGGTGGTTATGCTCGGGGGCCTGGCCCAGGGCGCGACCCTGGTCCTTTTCACCACACCGGATATTGAGGAGATATTAACCGCCATGGACCGTTATCAGGCATCCGGCTTCTATGGCGTCCCCACCCTTTTCGAATATCTCAAGGAGTATGAGAAGACCGACCGGGTCAACTGGAAACGGCTCAAGCTGATCGCCTGCGGGGCCGATACCCTCCATGAATCGACCATCTCGGCCTGGGAAAAGAGAACCGGATCGAAAATTTTTGAAGGGTATGGGATGACCGAAACCACGGCCGTCAGTCACAGTACCCCGATCCACCATCCCAAGAGGGGTTCTTTCGGGGTGCCTATTCCTAACGTCAAGGCGGCCATCGTTGAGCATGAAGGGACCGAATTTCTCCCCGTAGGGGAAGTGGGCGAACTGATTTTGTGCGGCCCCAATATCATGCAGGGTTATTGGAAAAGACCTGATGGGACCAAAGAGTCCATGATGGAAATTGACGGAGAGGTCTGGCTGCGCACCGGGGACCTGGTCAGCATGGATGAAGAAGGGTATTTCCATTTCTTTGACCGCAAACGGGACCTGATTAAATACAAAGGCTATTCGGTCTTCGCCCGGCACGTGGAGGAAGTACTGTACCAGCATCCCCAGATCAAGGCTGCCGGGGTGGTCGGGGTGCCGGACCCCAAGGTGGGCAACCTGATCAAGGCCTATGTGGTCTTGGAGAGCGAGGCCAGGGGCAAGATCTCGGAAGAAGAGGTCCTTGAATTCTGCCGCCAGAAGCTGGCCCATTATAAAGTACCCAAGATCATCGAGTTCAGGGGTGAGTTGCCGAAAACCGACGTGGGGAAGGTCTCCCGGCGGGAATTACGAGAAGAGGTTGAGGAGGCCTGATATGGCCGTACCATTCCTGGAAGTACAGTCGCTGACCAAGAGTTTCGGGGGCCTGCGGGCAGTCAATAAGGTCAGTTTTCGCATGGAGAATAAGGAGATCCTGGGACTCATCGGCCCAAACGGCGCCGGGAAGAGTACCTTGCTCCGTTTACTGACCAGTATACTGAAACCGGATAGCGGGAGCATCCACTTCAAAGGGAAAGAACTGGTGGGCATGAAAACCTGGGATATCATCAATCTGGGGGTGGCCACCACCTTTCAGAATATGAGACCCTTCCGCCGGCTGCCCATAATTGCCAACGTCATGGTTTCCTGCCTGTCTCCCCGGTCGATGAAAAGAGGGGAGTGGGTCAAGAAGGTAGAGGCCAAGGCCATGGATGCCCTGGAATTCGCCGGCATCTCGGATATGGCTCTGGAAAAGGCCTCCACCCTGTCTCAGGGGGACCTGAAACGGCTGGAAGTGGCCCGGGCCGTGGCCACCGATCCGGAATTGCTCCTCTTAGACGAGCCTTTCGGGGGTTTAAGTCCGGCTGAAACCGACTTGATGGCCAAGTCCATAAAAAGACTTCACAAGGGCGGGCGCTTCGGTCGCCTGCACAGCGAAGGTCCGGCCATGATTATCGTGGAGCACAAGCTGCAACAGTTAATGAAGATCGTCGATCGCATCATCGTCCTTAATTTCGGAACCCTCCTGGCCGAGGGGACCCCCGAGGAAGTGGTCAACAACCCCCAGGTTATTGAGGCCTATCTGGGTCAGGGAGGAAGGGAGTAACCGTGCTCTTAGAAATTAATCAATTAACCGTCCGCTATGAAAAGGCCGTACTCATCAATAATGTGAATCTGATGGTGGATTCCGGGGAACTGGTCAGCCTGGTCGGTCCCAACGGAGCCGGGAAATCGACCACCCTCCGGGCCATCACCGGCCTGGTGGCCTGGGAAAAGGAGATCAAACGCCGGTCCACGGCTGGCGACATCTTCCTGGAAGGAACGGTTACCTTTAACGGGGAACGGCTCGATCAGATTCCGGCCCATGAGATCGTCAAAAGAGGACTGGTCCTGTGCCCGGAACGGAGAAGGCCCTTTCGGGAAATGACTGTCCTGGATAACCTGATGGCCGGGGCCTATCTGGAAAAAGACCGTAAAAAAAGCCAGGAGACCCTGGGAAAGGTCTATGAACTCTTTCCGGTACTCAAAGAACGGTCCAGACAGATCTCCGGGACCCTTTCGGGCGGGGAACAGCAGATGCTGGCCATCGGCCGGGCCTTTATGTCGGAGCCGAAACTTTTGTGCATCGATGAGCCTTCCACGGGTCTGGCCCCTTTGATGCGCCAGGAGGTTTTTGAAAAAATTTCTCAGATCAACCAGTTGGGAATCACCATCCTGCTCGTCGAACAGGAGGTCAGTTCGGTCTTCAAAATGGCCAAACGAAATTACGTCCTTTCTTCCGGCAAAATCATCGCACAGGGGACCGGAGAGCAATTGATGGAAGATGAAGTCATCCGTAAGACCTACCTGGGTCTTTAACAGCAATAAAAGGCCTTTGTTTTCCGACCTGATTCCTGCCGGGGGCATTGGCCGCCGATCGGGTATCTTCATCAATCCCAGTTGCTTTGGGCTTTAGGTGCTTTGTCTGAAGTAAGCGCCTAACTTTCCTGATTCTTTTCCTGCCTAAAAAAAATCTTTTGGACCCTATTAATTTTCTTGTAATTTTAAAAATAGTAAGATAAATTTAAAAGGTTTGTCATCTGTCAATTAGGCATACAAAGCAAATATTATATTGTATTGTTTGGGTTCCCCAATACCGCTGGGTATTTTACGGGAAAATCAGGAAGCGATTGGGATAAATTGGTAAGGATTTAAGCCGACTTAAGAAACATTTGGGGCATGGATATCAGATTCGTGCCGTTGGCTATGATGAGCAGAAAGTACGAGAGTACATTAAGGATCAAAAAAAACTGGATAAAGAGCAAATGGATTTCGGATTAGAGTAGATCGAGTCCCTTTCAACTGCCCTCAGCAAGCCATCGGCCCGGCCGGTGGTTATGACTCTTAGTATTCACTCTTTGTATTCACTCCCCTTCACCGCGCATCCCCCACCCACTCCGAAAGCGTGTTTAAGGAATGGAGCTTCCGTTCAGGGAAAACCTATTTGCGATTGTGGAGCATTCATGCCCGCCAATCTTGTTAGGGAAGGAAATCCATGAGTATTCAAAAACGATTACAAAGCGGAGAATTTGTCGTTCTGGCTGAAATGAACACACCCAAGGGGGTGGATATTTCCCGGCTGATGACCGACGTCCGGCGTATTAAGGGGCGGGTCGACGGAATTGTCGTTCCTGACATGAATAACGGTGTTATGCGAATGAGCGCCCTGGCCGGCGGGGCTTTGGTCCAGCAGCAGGGGATCGAGTCCATCATCACGGTTTATGGACGGGACCGCAACCGAATGGCTTTGCAGGGCGATTTGCTGGCCGCCCATGTGCTGGGTATTCAGAACCTGATCGTGGTTCAAGGGGAAGATATGGCCAATAGTGACCACCGGAACGCCTTGCCGGTCAACGATCTGGATGAACTGGGGTTGCTCAACACCATCCGGACCCTTCAGGATGGAAAGGATTTGGCTGGCTTTGATCTGGAAGGCAGCCCGGAATTCCAGGTCGGCTGTTATCTCGCACCCTTTATTGACGATGCCGGACTGACCGGGGAGCTGGACCGGGCCCGGGAAAAGATCGCCGCCGGCGCCGGCTTTCTGGTTACCCCGCCGGTATTTGATATCAACCGCTTTGAGGCTTTCAGGCAGAAAGCCGCTGGGCTCAAAGTGCCCATCATCGCCTCGGTCTTCCTCATAAAATCGGTGGCCGTGGCCCGATATATGGCTGCCAATGAACCCGGGGTATCTATTTCCGAAGAGCTGATCGGACGAATCCGAAAGTCCTCCGACCGCGAACTGGAGGGCGTTAAAATCATCGGGGAAACCATTGCCGCGCTTCGAAAAATGGCCCAGGGCGTCCTGATTCAGACCATGGGCTGGGAGCACCGCTTGTCCGCGATTCTCGATATCGCCGGCCTCTGATACCAAACACAAAAATGGAAATGAAAAATAGAGCTATGAAAACAGCAGACCGACTTCAAAACGGCGACAGAGTTTTGGTAATCGGAGGCGGTATCGGGGGCATTCGGACCGCGCTGGATCTGGCTGAGGCCAAAAAAAACGTCGTTCTTATCGACCAGGCCAATGCCATCGGCGGATTGATGACCCTCCTGGACCGGACCTTTCCGACCAACAACTGCGACCTTTGCACCATCTCCTCGACCCTGTCAGAAACCAACCGCAACCAATATATTCAATTGATGCCGCTGACCCGGATCACCCAACTGAACGGCCAGGCCGGCGAGTTTACCGCGGTCCTATCTACCGCACCCCGTTACATCGATCTGATGCGCTGTACGGCCTGCGGGGAGTGCCGCCGGCTGTTTCCGGAGTGTGTGGATTTCAACCCCGGTCTGGATCATCGGGCACCGACCTGTATGCGTTACCCCCAGATCACCCCCCAGGCCTTCTCCATCGATCTGACGCGTTGCCAGGATCCCCAGGCCCTGGTTGCCTGCTGCCCGGCCGGAGCCATAATGGCCGACGACCGGGAACGTCAGGTCCAGATCCCGGTGGCCTCGATTGTCCTGGCCCCGGGCGCAGCGATTTTTGACCCCTCCGGCTTGGACACCTTAAGCTACGGTCTTGATCCCGATGTGCTTACCAGTCTGGAATACGAGCGTCTCTTGTCGGCTTCCGGACCCACCCAGGGAAGACTGCTCTGCCCCTCCGACGGCCGTGTTCCCTCTAAAATTGCCTGGATTCAGTGTGTCGGATCCCGGGGGTTGCAGAAAGGCGCCTCGTCCTATTGTTCGAGCGTCTGTTGTATGTTCGCACTCAAGGAGGCTGTGGTCACCAAGGAGCGTTTCCAGGAAAACATCGAAGCGGCCATTTTTTATATGGACCTGCGGACCTTCGGCAAAGACTACGAACGCTATTATGAACGGAGCCGGAAGAAATACGGGGTGCGATTTGTTCGAAGTCGGCCCAACAGCGTCTTCCGAAAAAACGGGGAGGAGCGTTTGACCATAACCTTTGCTTCCGATCAAGGCGGCCCCCCGGCCGAAGAGTCTTTTGATCTGGTGGTCCTTTCCACCGGCTTCCGGGTCAACGAAGACCTCCGGCAGACGGCCGCCTGTCTGGGAGTCGATCTGAACCCCCACGGCTTTGCCCAAACCGGTCCTTTTAATCCGGTGGCCACGTCCCGACCGGGAGTTTATGTCTGCGGGTTGTTTGAAAGCCCTAAGGACATCCCTGAAACCATGGTCCAGGCCAGTGCGGCAGCCTGCCGAGCCTCGGCCCATTTAACCTCTCAGACGGATTTAACCGATACCGAAGGCACCTTCCCGCCGGAACGGGAGGTGGCCGGCGAAGAGCCCCGAATCGGGGTGTTTGTCTGCGATTGCGGGGAGGATATCGGGGGTGTGATCAATGTGCCGGAATTGACGGCCTTTGCGAAAACCCTGCCCGGTGTGGTCCTGGCCGAAGGGGTCGGTCACGGTTGCAGCCGCGAATCCATGAGCCGTATCGAGGAAGCGCTGGTCAGCCGGAAGCTCAATCGCCTGGTGATCGGAGGATGCTCCCCCCGGACCCATGAAACCCGGTTTCAAGACCTCCTCCGTCGGGCCGGATTGAACAAATACCTGCTCGAAATCGCCAATCTCCGGGATCAGGACACCTGGGTCCATCCGGATCAGCCTTTAGATGCCGAGGCCAAAGCGCGGCAGTTGATCTGGGCCGCAGTCCTGGCCGTGAAAAAGGCCCGCCCCCTTCCGGATAACCGCTTGCCCATCAACCGCGATGTTCTGGTGGTAGGCGGCGGCGTAGCTGGAATGACCGCTGCCCTGCGGCTGGCCGATCAGGGCTTCAAGGTCTTCCTGACCGAACGGCGGTCCCTCCTGGGCGGCCTGGCCAACCTGGTCCGCCGAACCCTGGACGGTGAAGACGTCCAGATATTTATCCAGGACCTGATCCAGCGGACCATGGCCCACCCTAATATTCAAGTCATTACCAACGCCTTTATTGTTGACCACAGCGGGATGCCCGGCCTTTTTAAAACCGGGCTGCAGGTCGGTCCCCAGATGTTTTACCGGCAACTCAGCCACGGGGTTACGATTCTGGCAACCGGGGCCTTGCCAAACCGTCCCGATGAATACCTGCTCGGCCGGCACAAGGCCGTCATGACCCAGTTGGAAGCCGAGGCCTTGCTCGAAGACAGGCCCCAACAGACCGCTAACTGGGAAAATGTCGTCATGATCCAGTGTGTCGGATCGAGACAGCCGGACAACCCCAACTGCTCGCGGATCTGCTGCCAGACGGCCATTAAAAACGCCCTGAGCATTCTGGATAAAAACCCCGAGACCCTTATCTGGATCCTGTATCGGGATATGCGGACCTACGGCTTCCAGGAAGACTATTACCTGCGGGCCCGGGAAAAAGGGGTTATCTTCGTCCGTTATGAACCGGACCAGCCCCCGGAGGTCCGGGCCGCCGGCAATCAGGTGGAGGTGTCCTTCACCGATCCTATCCTGGGTCGATCCCTGAGCGTTTCAGCGGACGCCCTGCTGTTAAGCACCGGATTGATCAGCGATGACGAATCGGCCGAAGATCTGGCCGCGATTTTCAAAGTCCCCAGGACCCCGGATGGCTATTTTCTGGAGGACCACATCAAACTCAGACCCGTGGATCTCTCCAAACCGGGGTTTTTCATGGCCGGAACGGCCAATGCCCCCCTGTCTATCCGGGAGACTATCGCCCAGGCCGAGGCCTCGGCCGCCAGGGCCCAGACCTTGCTCAGTCACAACAGCATCAATCTGGGCGCTGCCATTGCCAGGGTCGATTCCAAAAAATGCGCCGCCTGTCTGATCTGCGTCCGGGCCTGTCCCTTTGACGTCCCCTTTATCAATGCGGACGGTTATTCGGAAATCGACCCGGCCAAGTGTCACGGCTGCGGCCTGTGCGCCTCCGAGTGTCCGGCCAAGGCCATACAATTGATGCAGTTTGAAGACGACCAGATTCTGGCCAAGCTCAACGGTCTGCTGGAAAGGATGGTGCAATAATGGAAGAATTCGAACCGGTCATTATCGCCTTTTGCTGCCACTACTGCGCCTATACCGCCGCGGATATGGCCGGCAGTCAACGGCTCTCTTATCCCCCGAACGTCAAAATCATCCGGGTTCCCTGTTCCGGGAAGGTCGATACCATCCACCTGCTGAAGGCCTTTGAAAACGGCGCCGACGGTGTCTATGTGGCCGGTTGTCTGGAAGGGGATTGCCACTTTAAAAGCGGCAACGTGCGGTCCGCCAAACGGGTGGCCTATGCCCGGAAGCTCTTAGACAGCATCGGCATCGGTGGCGAAAGATTGGAAATGATCAACCTGTCGGCCGGGATGGGGGAGCGCTTTGCCGAGATGGCCGGACAGATCACTGAAAGAATCCGGAGTCTGGGACCCAACCCGATTCGAAATGGAGGCCGGCCGGCCGGCTCCCCCGTAGCCGTGGTCCAAATACTGAAGGAGGAACAATCGCAATGATAACAGCGGAACGCAAACCCCTGGAAGAAATCATTGAATATATCCGGCCCTTTCAAAGAGTACTGCTGGTCGGATGCAACGAGTGTGTAACGGTTTGTGCCGTCGGCGGCCGTAAGGAAGTCGGGATTTTATCCTCGTTGCTGCAAATGTCGTTTCTGAAGCAGGGGAAAAATTTACAGATTCGGGAACATACCCTGGAACGCCAGTGCGATCCGGAATACGTTGAAGAACTGACGTCTCTGATCGACGGCGTCGATGCGGTCCTGTCCATGGCCTGCGGCTGCGGCATACAGGAGATCAGCCACCGCTTTAAGGCTAAACCGGTGTTTCCCGCCGTCAATACCAAGTTCATGGGGGCATCGGAACGACAGGGCGTCTGGTCCGAAAGGTGCCAGGGATGCGGGGATTGTCTGCTGGGGATCACCGGCGGGATTTGTCCGATTGCCCGGTGTTCCAAACAATTGATGAACGGCCCCTGCGGCGGTTCCACTTCGGGTAAATGTGAGATCAGCCCGGAGGTGGACTGTGCCTGGCAGTTGATCTGGGATCGGCTCAAGGCACTGGGAATGGAAAAGAGGTACGAAGAAATCATACCGGCCAAAGACTGGAGACCTGGCCGGGCCGATGGCCCCCGTAGAATTATCAGAGAGGATTTGGCAGAATGAAAACCCAAAGCGTACTCGAAAAAGTATTGAAAACCGGAAATTTAGCCGTAACCTCGGAATGCGGTCCGCCGAGGGGCGCAGTCCCTGAAAAAATACGCCAGAAAGCAGAGATGCTGAAAGGCTATATAGATGCCGTTAATGTCACCGATAACCAGACCGCCATGGTCCGCATGTCCAGCTTTGCCGCCGGGGTTTTTCTACGGCAGCTCGGTCTGCATCCGATCCTGCAGATGGTTACCCGGGACCGCAATCGATTGGCCATGCAGGCCGATATCATCGGGGCCTATGCCCATGGCATCCATACCATGCTTTGTCTGTCAGGAGATCATCCCCATTTTGGAGACCATCCCATGGCGGCCAGTGTCCATGACGTCGACTCCATCCAGTTTGTCCAGATGGTCAAAAAAATGCGGGAAGAGGGCAAGTTTCAGGGCGGCGCCGATATTGAAAATCCGCCCAAAATGTTCATCGGGGCAGCGGCCAATCCCTTTGCCGACCCCTTTGAGCTCCGGGTGGCCCGTCTGGCCAAAAAGGTGGCGGCCGGCGCCGATTTTATTCAAACCCAATGCATCTACAATGTGGACAAATTTGAAAAATGGATGGAAGGGGTCCGCAGCCGCGGGTTACATGAAAAATGTTATATCCTGGCCGGCATTACGCCCTTGAAGTCGGTCGGTATGGCCCGTTATATGAAAAACAAGGTGCCGGGTATGGATGTCCCCCAGGAGCTGGTGGATCGGATGGCCGGGGTGCCCAAAGACCAACAGGCCGAAGAAGGCATCCGGATCTGTGTAGAGACCATTGAAAGGCTCAAACAGGTTCAGGGCGTTGCCGGATTTCATATCATGGCCATCGACTGGGAACAGAAGGTGCCTGAAATTGTGGAACGGGCCGGGCTCTATCCCCGTCCGGTGGTGGAATGAGGGATAGATTCTACCGAAAGATATTTGAATTTTCCCTGTTGCGGGTTACGGGTTGATAAAATAATACTACAGCGACACTTTTTCCGTCATTCCCGAATGTCTTTATAAAACATGCCGGAATGACGGTTAAGGGGGCGCAAAGCAAAAAAATACGTTCTGAGGATTTAAAAAAAAAGGAGAGAAAACCATGAACGACAAAAAACTCATCCTGGTAGTGGACGATGACCCGGATCTGGTCGAGGCGGTTTCCGTAAAATTGGAGAGCGAAAATTTCCGGGTCCATAAGGCCTATGACGGCGTGGAAGCTATGGATCAGATCAAAAAGGAACAACCGGATCTGGTTATTCTCGATGTGATGATGCCGCGCAAGAACGGCTATCAGTTATGCGAGGAGCTGAAACAATCCGATCAGTATAAAAGCATCGTAGTCCTCCTGCTCACCGCAGTAGGCGCTGCCGTCACCTCCACCAATTACACCCATTGGGATGGTAAGAACACCCTGGCGGATGACTACATCCCGAAACCGATCGACCTGGAAAAACTGATGGGGATTGTTAAGGATTATTTGACCCCGGCCGCATGAACACCCCTTTCCAGAAATTACCGGTCGGCGGACTCAAACTGAGCCCGGAACTGGTCCAGATCCGGTTGCATCCGGAAGCCGGTCGGTCCCTGACCGATATTTTCCGTCGATTGGCCGACCATCAGATCAATCTGACGGATGGTTCTTTGGATATTACAGACGGCCGACCGACTGGTTTCTGCTTAATTTCCGCAGAGGACCGGTTGTCGGCCGAACAGGCCCTCCAGCCTTTTGAGGGGGCCTTCGATCTGGTTTGGCCGGTGGGTACGCTGACCATTTTCCCTCATCAGTCGCGCCTGGCCCTCATGGGGCATATCTTGTCGGCTCTGGGCGGTATCGGTCTTCCGGTTTATGGCATCGCTTCTTCGCTGTCATCCCTGATTATCACCACTGATTATGGCCGATTGGATGATGCGGTTTCCGCAGTCTGCCGGGTGGTGTCCCTGCCGGAAAACCATGCCCCCTTTCGACCGGAATTCCGCGTAAAGCAGCTCTGATGGAAACGATAGCCATTTACCGGGAAGAGGTCATTAAAACCTATGGGTTTGTCGAACGGACCGGCCTTTTTATGGTTACTTTAGATCTGCCTTCCGACCGCCTGACCTATTGGGGGGATGACCTTTTCACCCTGATTTCCCGACTGGGCCTTTCATTGGTGCTGCAAATTGCCCGGCCCGCGGCCGCCGGTACCCTGCGTCTACATCTCCTTCTGGATGAAACCCCGGCGGGACCCGGGGGAATGGATTGGCATCAGGTCCTTTTAGATGAATACCCGGGGGGATGGCAAATGGACCAGGCCGTGGATCTGGTTTATTTCCAGGGGCCTCATTACGGCGACCGGTACGGTATTGCCTATGAGGCCTTAAAGGCTCTGGACACCTGCGGTTTGCCGATCCTGGCCATGGCCTGCCTGGGGGCCTCGGTTTATTTGATTCTACCCGAAGGAAAGGCCGGTCCGGCCCGGGAAGCCCTGAAACAGGCCTTTATGATACCTGACAGGGGTGCAGAAACCGGCCGACCCGGATCGATAAGATGAATTTTCATTGGCCACACGAAGTGGACTGGCGTCTGCGGGTTTTTGACTCCCTGTCCTTTCCGACCCTGGTTCTGAAGCCGGACCGGACCATCGTTGCGGTCAATCAGAAGCTGTTGGAAAGATTTGACTGGATCCGGGATGATATCGTCGGAAAAACCTGCCGGGAATTTTTTCAGAGTTTGACCGGCGACCAGGATCTTCCCTGTGCCAATAATTCCTGCCCCCTGGATCAAACTCTGGCCGATGGCCTGGGGCATTCCATGTTGCGTCAGATCCAGCACAGGGACGGCAGTGAACATTGGGAGGACCGCGTTTTTTCCCCTATTCTGGATGAGCAGGGGGAGGTCATTTATATCATTGAATCGATCCGGGATGTGACCCGGTCCAAGGCCCTTGAAAAAAATTTACAGGATGTCCGGGAGTTCCTCAACCGGGTTCTTCAAAGTTCCGCCAGTGCCATCGTCGCTGCCGGCCGCGAAGGCCGGGTCCTGTTGATGAACCAGGCCGCCGAGGAACTGTTCGGTTACAGCTTCAAACAGGCCCGGGATATAGATGTGAGCAATCTCTATCCTCCAGGCGTGGCCCGGGGGATCATGAAAAAACTCAGGGATGATACCTATGGGGGACGGGGAAAGCTCCCGGTTACCCGGGTCGATATCCTGACGGCCCAAAACGAGCCTATTCCGGTGGAAATGACCGCAGCCATCATTTACGAGGACGGCAGCGAAGCAGCCACTATGGGGGTCTACAATGACCTGCGCTCAAGGCTGGCTGTGGAGAAAAAATTGCAGGAGGCCCAGACCCAGTTGGTCCAGACCGAAAAAATGGCTTCCCTTGGAAGACTGGCCGCCGGTGTGGCCCATGAAATCAACAACCCCCTGACCGGGATCCTGCTGTACGGCAATCTGATGAAAGAAAAACTGGAAGGGGACCACCCCCTCCAGTTTAACCTGCATTGTATCTTGGAGGACGCCGGGCGGTGTCAGGATATTGTAAAAGACCTTCTGGCTTACAGCCGCCAATCCAGCACCTCCCGGGACCGCTTTTCTCTGAATGCCCTGGTCATCGAGAGTTTCCGCCTGATCCGGGATCAAAAACTGTTTATCAATATGGTCATCCGGAAAGAGTTGTCCGGGGACTGGATGCCGGTGAGGGCCGACCGGAACAATATGAGCCAGGTGGTCATCAATCTGGTGATGAATGCCCTGGATGTTATGAATAAAAAGGGGACCCTGACCTTAAGGACCTATCGCGATGACAGCCAAAAAACAGCCTGTCTGGAGGTATCCGATACCGGGGGGGGGATTCCCGAAGAAAATATGTCCCGGGTATTCGATCCTTTTTTTACGACCAAGGAACTGGGCAAGGGGACCGGTCTGGGCTTGAGCACCGCTTATGGCATTGTCAAGGACAATAACGGCGACATTTCCATCAAGGAAACCGGACCGGGGGGAACCACCTTTCTGGTGGCCCTGCCGCTGGACCTCGATTCTATGGAAGATAATCAGGGGGCGATCGGTTA is part of the Deltaproteobacteria bacterium genome and encodes:
- a CDS encoding PAS domain S-box protein, translated to MNFHWPHEVDWRLRVFDSLSFPTLVLKPDRTIVAVNQKLLERFDWIRDDIVGKTCREFFQSLTGDQDLPCANNSCPLDQTLADGLGHSMLRQIQHRDGSEHWEDRVFSPILDEQGEVIYIIESIRDVTRSKALEKNLQDVREFLNRVLQSSASAIVAAGREGRVLLMNQAAEELFGYSFKQARDIDVSNLYPPGVARGIMKKLRDDTYGGRGKLPVTRVDILTAQNEPIPVEMTAAIIYEDGSEAATMGVYNDLRSRLAVEKKLQEAQTQLVQTEKMASLGRLAAGVAHEINNPLTGILLYGNLMKEKLEGDHPLQFNLHCILEDAGRCQDIVKDLLAYSRQSSTSRDRFSLNALVIESFRLIRDQKLFINMVIRKELSGDWMPVRADRNNMSQVVINLVMNALDVMNKKGTLTLRTYRDDSQKTACLEVSDTGGGIPEENMSRVFDPFFTTKELGKGTGLGLSTAYGIVKDNNGDISIKETGPGGTTFLVALPLDLDSMEDNQGAIG